The stretch of DNA AAAGTGCAACAAACGGAGGAATTGTCATGAAGAAGATGGCCCCATGGCTGATCACGATATTGTTATCCATTACACTAATCGTATTGGCCGCCTTCCTGGTTATGAACAACATGAACAACAAAAATAACGCGAATACCACAACGAATAATACGAACACAGAAGCTGTAGTGAAGAAATTAACGGCCGAAGAAATTGTAAAAGTTACTTCAGTGATCGAAGGTATTAAAACAAATCTGTCTGATCCGAGCTATCTAGTAAAAATGGACTTTGCTTTCCAATTAAATGATGAAAAAGCGAAAGAAGCTTTTGACCAGATTGCGGTTTACAAAGTGAAGCCGATCATCATCAAGACACTCGCAGATTCAAAACCGGAAGAGTTAAATGGGGCTAAAGGTAAAGACCAGTTGTGCGCCAAACTGCTTGATCAGATTAACAAAATTCTTCCTGAGGGAAATGTGATTCAAGTCGAGATTACAGATTTTCAAATCACACAAATTTAAACTGAATACTCGATGAATTTATTTCTTGAAGGGGGTGAGTTATTTGGTAGATGTATTATCGCAGAATGAGATTGACGCATTACTCGCTGCATTGTCGTCAGGTGAGATGGATGCTGAGGAACTCAAGAAAGAAGAAACCCAACGAAAAATTCGTGCCTATGATTTTAAAAGAGCGGTTCGCTTTTCAAAAGATC from Paenibacillus sp. CAA11 encodes:
- a CDS encoding flagellar basal body-associated FliL family protein — its product is MKKMAPWLITILLSITLIVLAAFLVMNNMNNKNNANTTTNNTNTEAVVKKLTAEEIVKVTSVIEGIKTNLSDPSYLVKMDFAFQLNDEKAKEAFDQIAVYKVKPIIIKTLADSKPEELNGAKGKDQLCAKLLDQINKILPEGNVIQVEITDFQITQI